Part of the Nicotiana sylvestris chromosome 5, ASM39365v2, whole genome shotgun sequence genome is shown below.
ggaatagaactagcaccaggaagtaagatatttacagcaagatgtaaaaatctatatgttttaacaacaaaacataagataacaactaaaaataaaataaataaaataaaaatagaaaatccatttgAAAGagtagtatcagttatagacaacaatgattatagTTATAAGGAAATGGATATAgaagaagatttagaaatagtaaaagaaagattaagcacgtcAAAACGAACAAATAATGAAATACCAGAGACATCGtcaagaataagtacatcaagaagtacatcaagaagaataGATTACataactccacaaaaattaatagaacaaaaaatagaagaaataaccccacatcattattatataacaggaataatggaccaaagaaaatatttaatattaataaatacagggcaagaagagaattatgttataagagaattaataccagaacaagagatagtgaCGATAGAACAGCAAATTTCAGAATTACCAAAAgcattaagaaaaaatgaagaaacaactgaaaaagaattaattattggaggcataccaatattaataaattttaaaatatatcaaggagataaaaatattgcactaggaataaaatggttagaaaaagtcaaaccatataaattagaagatagacaattaacaataagttatgaaaataagaaaataataataaaaagaacattaatataatgccaaaaatatacatacttgccaaaataataatagaaggatactataatagatattatacacctatgatggatacaggagcagaggCTAACATGTGTAGGCATAATTGtctaccagaaagtaaatgggaaaagctaaaaaaactcatagtagtaacaggatttaacaatgagggaagtatgataacatacaaagtaaggaatctaaaaatacaaatatggtataaaatattaaccatagaagaaatatatagttatgaattcacaaataaggatatattattaggaatgccatttttagataagttatacccacatattataacaaaaacacattggtggtttactaccccgtgtaagcaaaaattaggagcaaaaagagtaaataataaagtgagaaaaacaacaccctggattaaggGAAGTGAAAAAATTACCCAGAAATTAGAAAATATGATacaaagcaaccataatatagaaataatcattttctcaataaataagataaaactaCTCCAAGATAAATTAGaactactatataatgataatccactacAAGGTTGGGAAAagcataaaacaaaaataaaaattgaactaatagatgaaaatagtatAATAACACAGAAACCAttgaaatacaattttaatgatctaacagaatttaaaatacaCATACAGGAATTGttagacaataagtacatacaagaaagtaatagtaaacacaCTAGCCCatcatttatagtaaataagcatagcgAACAAAAACGAGGAAAAAGTCGTATGGTTGtagattatagaaatttaaatgcaaaaacaaaaacatataattatccgataccaaataaaatactaaaaatcagacaaatacaaggatataactattttagtaaatttgactgtaaatcaggattttaccatttaaaactagaagacgaatctaaaaagttaacagcattcacagtaccacaaggattttacgaatggaacgtattaccgtttggatataaaaatgcaccaggtagataccaacattttatggataactattttaaccaattagaaaattgtataatatatatagatgatatactgttatattctagaacagagaacgaacatataaaactactagaataattcatacacattgtagaaatatcaggaattggtttaagtaaaaagaaagcagaagtaatgaaaaatcaaatagaattattaggtatacaaatagataaaaatggaataaaaatgcaaactcatatagtacaaaaaataattaacttaaatgaaacacttgatacaaaaaagaagttacaatcatttttaggattggttaaccaagtaagagaatatatccCTAAATTAGCAGagaacttaaaaccattacagaaaaaatttaaaaaggatgtagaataccattttgacgaaaaagataaaatacatataaagaagataaaaaatatgtgtaaaaaattaccaaaactatattttccagatgaaaaaagACAGTTCCCATACatagtagaaactgattctagtgatcacagctatagaggagttctaaaatataaatatgataatgaaaagattgacaccattgtagatattattcaggatcatatacggaaccacaattaaaatgggagataaataggaaagaactatttggattatataaatgtttgttatcatttgagccatatatcgtttataacaagtttattgtgagaacagataatacacaagtaaaatggtggataacacggaaagtacaagattcagtaactacaaaggaaataagaagacttgtattaaatatacagaattttacatttacaattgaagtaataagaACTGACaaaaatgttattgcagactacctatcaagacaaaggtacccaaacagatgaaagccaagaatcaaaagatatatttgcaatccttactacgctatctttacagatggatggcatgggaaaaagattacaacagctagagaaAAGCCAGTCAAGTCAGCAgtatgactataaaaatgcggagctaagtcgatcggaagactctaaacttccagagttagaaggagacgttgggaaactccaaaaaacccataacacagttggtTTATATACATCTGCAGGTATAAGTAAACAAGTTAACAAGAAGCCACATACCAATGTCAATTTAAACAACATATTTGATAAACCAATTACTCCGAAAATGCCAAAAGAAACAATAGTTACGACACCACAAACCTCAACCTATGCCAACAGCCTACACCAAAACAAAAAGATATACAACCATATTACTCAGAcctatattgagaatatatacaAAATTCAAACATTCCTAAACCAAAACGCCAGAGCAACTACTACCACAGATCCAACACAGGATTATATAACCCAGAAACTCCaaggatataataggcttattgCACAGCCAAAAACTAGAGCCAAtttagtaaaaacatgttacaactatGGATTACTTAGTACGGTATGTACCTATGATGGGGAAGAGATAagtggaataccagagctatacaaaacATTTATTACATTCAAAAGAATTACAAAAGGAaacttattttttataaaattctatacagcaccagctgagatactatatgatgaaataaaacctaTTATACAAGTTGTAAAAATAGGcttaacacgagatatgataataccagaaGAAATTGAACAACAACCAGAAATACCGAAAATTGAGATACCAGGATTTTATGCCAACAAAAGAATAATTGGCATAGCAACCATTATACAAGAGCTAGCCAACAATTATTTACAAgaaaatgctatctggagctactactCAAGAGACCAGCTAATGATATATGCCAATTCAagagaactacgacaaggagatatggatgaagtccaaaaatggaTTTTATCGTTACTAAAACCAGAGATACAACCAACTACAAGAGCACTAAAGAAAGGATTTATTTCCAATGAATTATTGACAAGATACTACAAATTAGTAGGGCACAAATATCCAGATCATATATTTTCTAAATGCAACGGAGAAGATAACCATGTACCAGAAGTGCAACTGGAATGAAGATGCACTGGAATGAAGATATCAGCAAGAAGACAAATAAGGAAGACAGCTATTGAAAACAAATaatgtaaaaaagtcgtaaagaAAATAGtgtgaatagtaagagtcatgtaaaaaagtcgtaaagtacgagtcatattcatgaatagtaaaggtcgttcatgaatagtaagagtcatgttaaaaagtcgtaaagtaaatagtataagtcatattcatgaacagtaaaggtcgttcatgaagagTTATTTGTAAATAGTAGGAGTCGTTTCAATTTTCTATATATAGTTTGTAAATCCGAAGAGGAGAGGACACAccctcaccttctctctcttatcttctctctctctcttaagaAATATCTGAAGTTGTATACAAAGTCTTAACAACTATGGatcattcaaacgagttacaagaACAAGTAAGTTTACTCATAATCATGTCTAACTAAACctttatattccttataatctcttgaatatcataactgtttatcatgttatagtactgttataaagaacatcttgagaaagtttgccatGTCTAATAATACTAAGAGTAGTTAAGCCCAAACTATGCCATCCTAAGGTCGAAACCGGTAGGCatggaagccgtttaggggagtagacaaagttgaggcgctgttagggaaaatgattgaagcaagaaaaacatggtagtgaccagaaaagattgttcagtataacctATTAAAACATGATGAAcgctatgataaacaaagaggttagagggaatatgtttagtaaaaacaTGATAAGAATAATACTGAAAAATAATAATATCCTATGAACATCCCCACTTATTTACTAGATAACAATAATGATTACAAAATACTCATATTATATACCTTGAACCAACTTAATAACGACATTagaagaaaaatttacgatattttaatTTCGTTTGAAATAATTAACATAATGGAACAAGGATACACATGACTAATTCTATCAGAAAGAATAGATATCTTAGATTTATATGAACTAGACTTATATCAAGCACTGGTTACAAActttagaaaatataaatttattatctttattattaaaagacaatatagaagaatatcaaaagaCCCAAGATATCCAATACTTAGAGTATATAGGAGAAAATATAAAAGAACTTTCAAGGCTAATCCGCTTGCCACAACCTACCTAGGGTGTGTCCTCTCCTCTTCGGATTTACAAACTATATATAGAAAATTGAAACG
Proteins encoded:
- the LOC138891105 gene encoding uncharacterized protein — encoded protein: MLLQTTYQDKGTQTDESQESKDIFAILTTLSLQMDGMGKRLQQLEKSQSSQQYDYKNAELSRSEDSKLPELEGDVGKLQKTHNTVGLYTSAGISKQVNKKPHTNVNLNNIFDKPITPKMPKETIVTTPQTSTYANSLHQNKKIYNHITQTYIENIYKIQTFLNQNARATTTTDPTQDYITQKLQGYNRLIAQPKTRANLVKTCYNYGLLSTVCTYDGEEISGIPELYKTFITFKRITKGNLFFIKFYTAPAEILYDEIKPIIQVVKIGLTRDMIIPEEIEQQPEIPKIEIPGFYANKRIIGIATIIQELANNYLQENAIWSYYSRDQLMIYANSRELRQGDMDEVQKWILSLLKPEIQPTTRALKKGFISNELLTRYYKLVGHKYPDHIFSKCNGEDNHVPEVQLE